A single window of Nocardia higoensis DNA harbors:
- a CDS encoding TetR/AcrR family transcriptional regulator, with protein sequence MTSSTRDRILDALEAVLLDKGMSRVTLENVAAAAGVSKGGLLYHFKSKEALLTGLVGRLGARVEQQLAETRAKGGGVAEWYLQTPDPQDTSEAVELELYRSMLATMRTVDATSGSGGESIQRALADLMASWSDGLEAEVGDQVRADLIRLVGDGVYLRALLGIAPMDPQRYRRVVERLLGR encoded by the coding sequence GTGACATCCAGCACTCGCGACCGGATTCTGGACGCGCTCGAGGCCGTCCTGCTGGACAAAGGCATGTCCCGGGTGACCCTGGAGAACGTCGCCGCCGCGGCGGGCGTCTCCAAAGGCGGCTTGCTCTACCACTTCAAGAGCAAGGAGGCGCTGCTCACCGGCCTGGTCGGGCGATTGGGCGCGCGCGTCGAACAGCAGCTGGCCGAGACCCGCGCCAAAGGCGGCGGCGTCGCCGAGTGGTACCTGCAGACTCCCGATCCACAGGACACGAGCGAGGCCGTGGAACTCGAGCTGTACCGCTCGATGCTGGCCACCATGCGCACCGTCGACGCCACCTCGGGTTCGGGCGGTGAAAGCATCCAGCGGGCCCTGGCCGATCTCATGGCCTCCTGGTCGGACGGCTTGGAGGCCGAGGTCGGCGACCAGGTGCGCGCCGACCTGATCCGCCTGGTCGGCGACGGCGTCTACCTGCGTGCCCTGCTCGGCATCGCGCCCATGGACCCGCAGCGGTACCGGCGGGTGGTCGAGCGCTTGCTGGGGCGCTGA
- a CDS encoding MFS transporter → MNAPASSTPPSPTRTSPDHTLPPRATPRDWAGLAVLALALLLLAVDATVLDLAVPALSADLAPTTPQLLWIIDVYSFVLAGLLVVMGDLGDRIGRRKLLIIGAVGFGLASAVAAWAVSPAMLIAARVLQGVAGATLMPATLGLIRSMFHDPRQRTVAIAVWSAMAGGGAAAGPLLGGWLLEHYWWGSVFLVNLPVMLVLVALAPVLIPESRDPAPGRFDLPSAALSMLTLVPIVYAVKETAAHGPRPILAVAATAGLLAGTLFVRRQRRLARPMLDLTLFDRPAFRTAVLTNLLAVFALAGVLFFGSQYLQLVLGHSPLRAGVLLLPGLIAGVLGSLAAAWLVRRLRPGTVLAGALATAAAGAALLLLLGSDATAATAPFVLGFLGIGAGVGVALTVSADLVISSAPAERAGAAAAVSETAYETGLALGVALLGSMVMAIFRNTLRPAGLPGEAGESLSAATAFAHGLPEATAETVLTSVHEAFVTGIHSATAGVAAVLLIAAAFAFRLRSSAS, encoded by the coding sequence ATGAACGCCCCGGCGTCCTCCACACCCCCCTCTCCCACCCGCACCTCTCCCGACCACACCCTCCCCCCGCGCGCCACCCCGCGCGACTGGGCGGGGCTGGCTGTCCTCGCCCTCGCCCTGCTGCTGCTGGCCGTCGACGCCACCGTGCTCGACCTCGCGGTGCCGGCCCTCAGCGCCGACCTCGCGCCCACCACCCCGCAGTTGCTGTGGATCATCGACGTGTACTCGTTCGTGCTCGCCGGACTGCTGGTGGTGATGGGCGATCTCGGCGACCGCATCGGCCGCCGTAAGCTGCTGATCATCGGCGCCGTCGGATTCGGGCTGGCGTCGGCGGTGGCAGCGTGGGCTGTCTCGCCCGCCATGCTCATCGCCGCCCGCGTGTTGCAGGGTGTCGCGGGCGCGACGCTGATGCCCGCCACATTGGGCCTGATCCGGTCGATGTTCCACGATCCGCGCCAGCGCACCGTCGCCATCGCGGTGTGGAGCGCGATGGCCGGAGGTGGCGCGGCCGCCGGTCCGCTGCTGGGCGGATGGCTGCTCGAGCACTACTGGTGGGGTTCGGTGTTCTTGGTGAACCTGCCGGTCATGCTCGTTCTGGTCGCGCTGGCCCCGGTGTTGATCCCCGAATCGCGCGATCCCGCCCCCGGCCGGTTCGACCTGCCGAGCGCGGCGCTGTCGATGCTCACCCTGGTGCCGATCGTCTACGCGGTGAAGGAGACCGCCGCGCACGGCCCGCGGCCGATACTCGCCGTGGCCGCCACCGCGGGCCTGCTCGCAGGCACACTGTTCGTGCGCAGGCAGCGACGGCTCGCGCGGCCGATGCTGGATCTGACCCTGTTCGACCGGCCCGCCTTCCGTACCGCCGTGCTGACCAACCTGCTGGCCGTCTTCGCCCTGGCCGGCGTGCTGTTCTTCGGCTCGCAGTACCTGCAGCTCGTGCTCGGCCACTCGCCGCTGCGCGCGGGCGTGCTGTTGCTGCCCGGCCTGATCGCCGGGGTGCTCGGCTCGCTCGCCGCCGCGTGGCTGGTGAGACGACTGCGTCCGGGCACCGTGCTGGCCGGTGCGCTGGCGACCGCCGCCGCAGGCGCGGCACTGTTGCTGCTGCTGGGCTCCGACGCCACCGCGGCTACCGCGCCCTTCGTCCTCGGTTTCCTCGGTATCGGCGCGGGCGTGGGCGTGGCACTGACGGTCTCCGCGGACCTGGTGATCAGCTCGGCCCCGGCCGAGCGCGCCGGCGCGGCGGCGGCGGTGTCGGAAACCGCCTACGAGACCGGCCTCGCGCTGGGCGTCGCCCTGCTCGGCAGCATGGTGATGGCCATCTTCCGCAATACCCTGCGCCCCGCGGGCCTACCCGGCGAGGCGGGCGAATCGCTGTCCGCCGCGACCGCATTCGCCCACGGACTACCGGAAGCGACCGCCGAGACAGTCCTCACCTCGGTACACGAGGCATTCGTCACCGGCATCCATTCGGCCACCGCGGGTGTCGCGGCGGTGCTGCTGATCGCCGCGGCCTTCGCGTTCCGGCTGCGCTCGTCGGCGAGCTGA
- a CDS encoding MFS transporter, giving the protein MGAVDTSATGRTRSAVGGRTLMLVLATVGFALNFWAWALLSPLAPRFEESLGLGAFAESLVVAVPVIVGALGRIPVGALTDRFGGRVMFPLVSLITVVPVLFLGLIGHDSLAGLLIGGFFLGLGGTTFAIGVPFVSRWFPPQRQGLAIGVYGAGMGGTAISALTTVPLVEAGGLSTPFLLCAATLSIYAVVAWLLLRDAPGRTAPAEPMLTRLGQALRLPATWQASVLYAVTFGGFVAFSVYLPSYLKSAYELTQSDAANRMAGFVLLAVVMRPVGGWLSDRFGAVTVLTVALGIVAVGAFADSFTPALMPIGTIAFLAMAAALGTGSGATFALVALLAPPGKVGAVTGVVGAAGGLGGFVPPLVMGAIYGAISDYGPGLLALAVVALAAMIFTLTVVRKAVAANA; this is encoded by the coding sequence ATGGGAGCGGTGGATACTTCGGCCACGGGCCGGACCAGGAGCGCGGTCGGCGGCCGCACACTCATGCTGGTGCTGGCGACCGTCGGCTTCGCCCTCAATTTCTGGGCCTGGGCATTGCTGAGCCCGCTGGCTCCCCGATTCGAGGAGTCGCTGGGACTGGGCGCGTTCGCCGAGTCGCTGGTGGTGGCGGTGCCGGTGATCGTCGGCGCGCTGGGCCGGATCCCGGTGGGCGCGCTGACCGACCGGTTCGGCGGCCGGGTGATGTTCCCGCTGGTCTCGCTGATCACCGTCGTGCCGGTGCTGTTCCTCGGGCTGATCGGCCACGACTCCCTGGCGGGGCTGTTGATCGGCGGCTTCTTCCTCGGTCTCGGCGGCACCACCTTCGCCATCGGCGTGCCGTTCGTCAGCAGGTGGTTCCCGCCGCAGCGGCAGGGGCTGGCGATCGGGGTGTACGGCGCGGGCATGGGCGGCACCGCGATCAGCGCGCTGACCACGGTTCCCCTGGTCGAAGCGGGCGGTCTGTCGACCCCGTTCCTGCTGTGCGCCGCCACGCTGTCGATCTACGCGGTCGTGGCATGGCTGCTGCTGCGCGACGCGCCCGGCCGTACCGCACCGGCCGAGCCGATGCTCACCCGTCTGGGCCAGGCCCTGCGACTGCCCGCCACCTGGCAGGCCTCGGTGCTCTACGCGGTGACCTTCGGCGGTTTCGTCGCGTTCTCGGTCTATCTGCCCTCCTACCTCAAGAGCGCCTACGAGCTGACCCAATCCGACGCGGCCAACCGGATGGCCGGATTCGTGCTGCTGGCAGTGGTCATGCGTCCGGTCGGCGGCTGGCTGTCGGACCGGTTCGGCGCGGTCACCGTGCTGACGGTCGCCCTGGGCATCGTCGCGGTCGGCGCGTTCGCGGACTCCTTCACTCCCGCTCTCATGCCGATCGGCACCATCGCGTTCCTGGCGATGGCGGCCGCGCTGGGCACCGGCAGCGGCGCGACCTTCGCGCTGGTGGCCTTGCTCGCGCCGCCGGGCAAGGTCGGCGCGGTCACCGGCGTCGTCGGCGCGGCGGGCGGGCTCGGCGGATTCGTGCCGCCGCTGGTGATGGGCGCGATCTACGGCGCGATCTCCGATTACGGCCCCGGCCTGCTCGCGCTGGCGGTCGTGGCGCTGGCCGCGATGATCTTCACTCTCACCGTGGTGCGAAAAGCCGTGGCAGCCAACGCGTGA
- a CDS encoding nitrate reductase subunit alpha — MAGSRKGAPAPQLDTELTDALVRTRRFFNRTLRTGTEVSPDLRAMYQSGGRAADQFYRDRWSHDKVVRSTHGVNCTGSCSWKIYVKDGIITWETQQTDYPSVGPDKPEYEPRGCPRGAAFSWYTYSPTRVRYPYVRGVLLEMYREAKARTGDPVAAWAEIVEDPEKARRYKSARGKGGLVRASWDEAAEIVAAAHVHTIAAYGPDRVAGFSPIPAMSMVSHASGARFVSLLGGTMLSFYDWYADLPVASPQVFGDQTDVPESGDWWDAGYLIMWGSNLPVTRTPDAHWMAEARYRGQKVIAVSPDYADNVKFADEWLAPVPGTDGALALAMGHVVLREFFVDRQVSYFTDYVRRFTDLPFLVRIDEHDGGYRPGKFLTAADLGEVRPGDEARRTVAGDDTAHDNAEFKTVLLDDATGRPVVPNGSLGFRYGDQGAGRWNLRLGEVVPRLTVLGEEAVTVTLPRFDSADGSPALLRRGVPVTRVNGHLVTTVFDLLLAQYGVRRDGLPGQWPTGYDDPSEPCTPAWQEKITGVPAAAAARIGREFAANAEESRGRSMIVMGAGTNHWFHSDTIYRAFLTLTTLTGCQGVNGGGWAHYVGQEKCRPVTGWSQLAFALDWTRPPRQMIQTAYWYLHTDQFRYDPFGADTLSAAHADGQLAGMSTADVIAQAARLGWMPSYPTFDRNPLDIAVAAERLGVPVGEYIVGELRAGRLRFACEDPDAPANFPRVLTVWRANLLGSSGKGNEYFLEHLLGTDSSLRASEAPPGARPRDVVWQEQAPRGKLDLLLCLDFRMTSTTVFSDVVLPAATWYEKHDLNTTDMHPFVHSFNPAIAPPWQTRTDWDAFQTIAETFSALARDRLGVRKDAVAVPLLHDTPDELATPHGRVADWRDGEHEPVPGKNMPKFVVVERDYGAVADKMRALGPLADTLGATTKGITYDLEREVAYLREKNGTIRGGPADGRPSLLRDVHACEAILALSGTTNGHLATQGFRALERRTGTELADLAAEHEGKRITFADTQAAPVPVITSPEWSGSETGGRRYSPFTINVERDKPWHTLTGRQHFYLDHDWMSELGENLPVFRPPLSMHELFGEPGVGETGELGIAVRYLTPHSKWSIHSEYQDNLFMLSLSRGGPTIWMSPLDAAKVGIADNDWIEAVNRNGVVVARAIVSHRMPEGTVYMYHAQERLIDVPLSETTGRRGGIHNSLTRLLVKPSHLIGGYAQLSFAFNYLGPTGNQRDEVTVIRKRSQEVSY, encoded by the coding sequence ATGGCCGGTTCCCGGAAGGGCGCACCCGCCCCGCAGCTGGACACCGAACTGACCGATGCCCTGGTCCGCACACGCCGGTTCTTCAACCGGACACTGCGCACCGGAACGGAGGTGTCGCCGGACCTGCGGGCGATGTACCAGTCCGGCGGCAGAGCGGCCGACCAGTTCTACCGGGACCGCTGGAGCCACGACAAGGTGGTGCGCTCGACCCACGGCGTGAACTGCACCGGCTCGTGCTCCTGGAAGATCTACGTCAAGGACGGGATCATCACCTGGGAAACCCAGCAGACCGACTATCCCTCGGTCGGTCCCGACAAACCCGAATACGAGCCGCGCGGCTGCCCGCGCGGCGCAGCGTTCTCCTGGTACACCTACTCCCCCACCCGGGTCCGCTACCCGTATGTGCGCGGTGTGCTGCTCGAGATGTACCGGGAGGCCAAGGCGCGCACCGGTGATCCGGTGGCGGCGTGGGCGGAGATCGTCGAAGACCCGGAGAAGGCCCGGCGCTACAAGTCGGCCCGCGGCAAGGGCGGGCTGGTCCGCGCGAGCTGGGACGAGGCCGCCGAGATCGTCGCCGCCGCGCATGTGCACACCATCGCGGCCTACGGGCCCGACCGCGTCGCCGGCTTCTCGCCGATTCCGGCCATGTCGATGGTCTCGCACGCCTCGGGCGCCCGGTTCGTCTCCCTGCTGGGCGGCACGATGCTCTCGTTCTACGACTGGTACGCCGATCTTCCCGTCGCCTCGCCGCAGGTGTTCGGCGACCAGACCGACGTGCCCGAATCCGGAGACTGGTGGGACGCGGGTTATCTGATCATGTGGGGCTCCAACCTGCCGGTGACCCGCACCCCCGACGCGCACTGGATGGCCGAGGCGCGCTACCGGGGGCAGAAGGTCATCGCGGTCTCCCCCGACTACGCCGACAACGTGAAGTTCGCCGACGAATGGCTCGCTCCCGTGCCCGGCACCGACGGCGCGCTGGCGCTGGCCATGGGGCACGTGGTGCTGCGGGAGTTCTTCGTCGACCGTCAGGTCTCCTATTTCACCGACTACGTCCGTCGCTTCACCGACCTGCCCTTCCTGGTCCGGATCGACGAACACGACGGCGGGTACCGGCCGGGCAAGTTCCTCACGGCTGCCGACCTGGGCGAGGTTCGCCCCGGAGACGAGGCACGCCGGACAGTCGCCGGGGACGACACGGCTCACGACAACGCCGAGTTCAAGACGGTGCTGCTCGACGACGCGACCGGGCGTCCGGTGGTGCCGAACGGCTCGCTGGGCTTCCGCTACGGCGATCAGGGCGCGGGCCGCTGGAACCTGCGGCTCGGCGAGGTCGTCCCCCGGCTCACCGTGCTGGGCGAGGAGGCGGTCACGGTGACACTGCCGCGTTTCGACTCCGCTGATGGCTCGCCCGCCCTGCTGCGCCGCGGCGTCCCGGTGACCCGGGTGAACGGGCACCTGGTGACCACGGTCTTCGACCTGCTGCTCGCCCAGTACGGCGTGCGTCGCGACGGCCTGCCCGGTCAGTGGCCCACCGGCTATGACGACCCCTCCGAGCCCTGTACCCCTGCCTGGCAGGAAAAGATCACCGGCGTGCCCGCGGCGGCCGCCGCGCGCATCGGCCGGGAGTTCGCGGCCAATGCCGAAGAGAGCCGTGGCCGGTCGATGATCGTGATGGGCGCGGGCACCAATCACTGGTTCCACTCCGACACCATCTATCGCGCCTTCCTCACCCTGACCACGCTGACCGGCTGCCAGGGCGTCAACGGCGGCGGATGGGCGCACTATGTGGGGCAGGAGAAGTGCAGGCCGGTCACCGGGTGGTCGCAGCTGGCGTTCGCGCTGGACTGGACCCGCCCGCCGCGGCAGATGATCCAGACCGCCTACTGGTATCTGCACACCGACCAGTTCCGGTACGACCCGTTCGGCGCCGACACGCTGTCCGCCGCGCACGCCGACGGACAGCTGGCGGGCATGAGCACCGCCGACGTCATCGCGCAGGCGGCACGCCTGGGCTGGATGCCGTCCTATCCGACCTTCGACCGCAATCCGCTGGACATCGCCGTGGCGGCAGAGCGTCTCGGGGTGCCCGTCGGGGAGTACATCGTCGGGGAATTGCGGGCGGGACGGCTGCGATTCGCCTGTGAGGACCCTGATGCCCCGGCCAACTTCCCGCGCGTGCTCACCGTCTGGCGCGCCAATCTGCTCGGCTCGTCCGGCAAGGGCAACGAGTACTTCCTCGAACACCTGCTCGGCACCGATTCCTCGCTGCGAGCCTCGGAGGCGCCGCCGGGCGCGCGCCCGCGCGATGTGGTCTGGCAGGAGCAGGCCCCGCGCGGCAAGCTCGATCTGCTGTTGTGCCTGGACTTCCGGATGACCAGCACCACCGTCTTCTCCGATGTCGTGCTGCCCGCCGCCACCTGGTACGAGAAGCACGACCTGAACACGACCGACATGCACCCGTTCGTGCACTCGTTCAATCCGGCGATCGCCCCGCCGTGGCAGACCCGCACCGACTGGGACGCCTTCCAGACCATCGCCGAGACCTTCAGCGCGCTGGCTCGCGATCGGCTCGGCGTGCGCAAGGACGCGGTCGCGGTCCCCCTGCTGCACGACACCCCCGACGAGCTGGCGACACCGCACGGCCGGGTGGCCGACTGGCGCGACGGCGAACACGAGCCGGTGCCCGGCAAGAACATGCCGAAATTCGTTGTCGTGGAGCGTGACTACGGCGCGGTGGCGGACAAGATGCGCGCACTGGGCCCGCTCGCCGACACCCTCGGCGCGACCACCAAGGGCATCACCTACGACCTGGAACGCGAGGTGGCCTACCTGCGGGAGAAGAACGGCACGATCCGCGGCGGGCCCGCCGACGGGCGTCCCTCGCTGCTGCGCGACGTGCACGCCTGCGAGGCCATCCTCGCCCTGTCCGGCACCACCAACGGACATCTGGCCACCCAGGGTTTCCGCGCGCTCGAGCGCCGCACCGGCACGGAACTGGCCGATCTGGCCGCCGAGCACGAGGGCAAGCGCATCACCTTCGCCGACACCCAGGCCGCGCCGGTGCCGGTGATCACCTCCCCGGAGTGGTCGGGGTCGGAGACCGGCGGGCGCCGCTACTCGCCGTTCACCATCAATGTCGAACGCGACAAGCCCTGGCACACCCTCACCGGCCGCCAGCACTTCTATCTCGATCACGACTGGATGAGCGAACTCGGCGAGAACCTGCCGGTCTTCCGGCCGCCACTGTCGATGCACGAACTGTTCGGCGAACCCGGCGTGGGCGAGACCGGCGAACTGGGCATCGCGGTGCGCTATCTCACCCCGCACAGCAAGTGGTCGATCCACTCCGAGTACCAGGACAACCTGTTCATGCTCAGCCTCTCGCGCGGCGGCCCGACGATCTGGATGTCACCGCTGGACGCGGCGAAAGTCGGCATCGCCGACAACGATTGGATCGAGGCGGTGAACCGCAACGGCGTCGTGGTGGCCCGCGCGATCGTCTCGCACCGCATGCCCGAGGGCACGGTGTACATGTACCACGCGCAGGAACGGCTGATCGACGTGCCGCTCAGCGAGACCACCGGCCGCCGCGGCGGCATCCACAACTCGCTGACCCGCCTGCTGGTCAAACCCAGCCACCTCATCGGCGGCTACGCCCAATTGAGTTTCGCGTTCAACTATCTCGGCCCGACCGGCAACCAGCGGGACGAAGTGACCGTCATCCGCAAGCGCAGCCAGGAAGTGAGCTACTGA
- the narH gene encoding nitrate reductase subunit beta, with protein sequence MRIMAQMAMVMNLDKCIGCHTCSVTCKQAWTNRSGVEYVWFNNVETRPGQGYPRTYEDQEQWRGGWSLDRRGRLRLKGGGRLRKLLTIFSNPKLPALGDYYEPWTYDYRNLTTAPAQEHTPVARPKSLITGKDTKISWSANWDDDLGGAPEHGHKDPMLAKIADQVKFEFEQTFMFYLPRICEHCLNPSCAASCPSGAIYKRSEDGIVLVDQDRCRGWRMCVSGCPYKKVYFNHRTGKAEKCTFCFPRVEVGLPTVCAETCVGRLRYIGLVLYDADKVLEAASTPNERDLYDAQREVFLDPEDPRVRREAERAGIPHDWVEAARRSPIYSLINTYRVALPLHPEYRTLPMVWYIPPLSPVVDVVRDTGHDAEDHGNLFAAIEALRIPVDYLAQLFTAGDPAPVVEVLRKLAAMRSYMRDINLGREPREEVANAVGMSGEQVYDMFRLLALAKYDERYVIPAAHAEQAHGLEELATECSLDYEGGPGMTSGPFGESSGGVSPIAVENFRMLRERQTTEDTTPAGNRAQVNLLNWDGRAEEGLFPPERETDGDGGR encoded by the coding sequence ATGCGAATCATGGCGCAGATGGCGATGGTGATGAACCTCGACAAGTGCATCGGCTGCCACACCTGTTCGGTCACCTGCAAACAGGCGTGGACCAACCGCTCCGGGGTGGAGTACGTCTGGTTCAACAATGTGGAAACCCGTCCGGGCCAAGGATATCCACGCACATACGAGGATCAGGAGCAGTGGCGCGGCGGCTGGTCGCTGGACCGCAGGGGCAGGCTGCGGTTGAAGGGCGGCGGCCGGTTGCGCAAGCTGCTCACCATCTTCAGCAATCCGAAACTGCCCGCGCTCGGCGACTACTACGAGCCGTGGACCTACGACTACCGCAATCTCACCACCGCGCCCGCCCAGGAGCACACCCCGGTGGCCAGGCCGAAATCTCTCATCACCGGCAAGGACACCAAGATCTCCTGGTCGGCCAACTGGGACGACGACCTCGGCGGCGCACCCGAGCACGGCCACAAGGACCCGATGCTGGCGAAGATCGCCGACCAGGTGAAGTTCGAGTTCGAGCAGACCTTCATGTTCTATCTGCCCCGGATCTGCGAGCACTGCCTCAATCCCTCGTGCGCGGCCTCGTGCCCCTCGGGCGCGATCTACAAGCGCTCCGAGGACGGCATCGTGCTCGTCGACCAGGACCGCTGCCGCGGCTGGCGCATGTGCGTCTCGGGCTGCCCCTACAAGAAGGTCTATTTCAATCACCGCACCGGCAAAGCGGAGAAGTGCACGTTCTGTTTTCCGCGCGTGGAGGTCGGTCTGCCGACCGTGTGCGCCGAGACCTGCGTGGGACGGCTGCGCTACATCGGCCTGGTCCTCTACGACGCCGACAAGGTGCTCGAGGCGGCGTCGACCCCGAACGAGCGGGATCTCTACGACGCGCAGCGCGAGGTCTTCCTCGACCCGGAGGATCCACGAGTGCGCCGGGAGGCCGAGCGGGCGGGCATTCCGCACGACTGGGTCGAGGCCGCGCGCCGGTCGCCGATCTACTCGCTGATCAACACCTATCGGGTGGCGCTGCCCCTGCATCCGGAATACCGCACGCTGCCGATGGTCTGGTACATCCCGCCGCTGTCCCCGGTCGTCGACGTGGTCCGCGATACCGGTCACGACGCCGAGGACCACGGCAATCTCTTCGCCGCCATCGAGGCCCTGCGCATTCCGGTGGACTATCTGGCCCAGCTGTTCACCGCGGGCGATCCGGCGCCGGTGGTCGAGGTATTGCGCAAGCTCGCCGCCATGCGCAGCTACATGCGCGACATCAACCTCGGCCGCGAGCCCAGGGAGGAGGTGGCGAACGCGGTCGGTATGAGCGGCGAGCAGGTCTACGACATGTTCCGGCTGCTGGCGCTGGCCAAATACGACGAGCGCTACGTCATTCCGGCCGCGCACGCCGAACAGGCGCACGGTCTGGAAGAACTCGCGACCGAGTGCAGCCTCGACTACGAGGGCGGACCCGGCATGACCTCCGGTCCGTTCGGTGAGAGCTCCGGCGGGGTCTCCCCGATCGCGGTGGAGAACTTCCGGATGCTGCGCGAGCGCCAGACCACCGAGGACACCACACCGGCGGGCAACCGCGCACAGGTGAACCTGCTCAACTGGGACGGCCGCGCCGAAGAGGGCCTGTTCCCGCCCGAGCGCGAGACCGACGGGGACGGCGGCCGATGA
- the narJ gene encoding nitrate reductase molybdenum cofactor assembly chaperone — MKIDPATRSAAWQAQSLLMNYPDDHFAAHLPTLCRVAAALPRPLGAPLGLFLAHVDAVGREELAADYVATFDHRKRFSPYLTYFAYGDTRKRGVALLRFKQVYRAAGLDLSDGELPDHLAVVLEFAASGDAETGLRLLTEHRAGLEVMRLGLHETGSPWGHVLDSVSATLPALKGSEADAVARLVAEGPPEEQVGLAPYAPSHYLPSQGESTARLFLPDPHMPDPLEASR; from the coding sequence ATGAAGATCGATCCCGCCACCCGCTCGGCCGCCTGGCAGGCCCAGTCGCTGCTGATGAACTATCCCGATGATCACTTCGCCGCGCACCTGCCGACCCTGTGCCGCGTCGCCGCCGCGCTGCCGCGACCGCTGGGCGCACCGCTCGGCTTGTTCCTGGCCCACGTCGACGCCGTCGGCCGCGAGGAGCTGGCCGCCGACTACGTCGCCACCTTCGACCACCGCAAACGGTTCAGTCCCTACCTCACCTACTTCGCCTACGGCGACACCCGCAAGCGCGGGGTGGCGCTGCTGCGCTTCAAACAGGTCTACCGCGCGGCCGGACTCGACCTCTCCGACGGCGAACTGCCCGATCACCTCGCGGTGGTACTGGAATTCGCCGCCTCCGGCGACGCCGAGACCGGGCTGCGGCTGCTCACCGAGCATCGCGCGGGACTGGAGGTCATGCGGCTCGGTCTGCACGAGACCGGCTCGCCGTGGGGCCATGTGCTCGACTCCGTCTCGGCGACCCTGCCCGCGTTGAAGGGCTCGGAAGCCGACGCGGTGGCTCGGCTCGTCGCCGAGGGGCCGCCCGAGGAACAGGTCGGGCTCGCGCCCTACGCCCCTTCGCACTATCTGCCCTCGCAGGGCGAGAGCACCGCTCGGTTGTTCCTGCCCGACCCGCACATGCCCGATCCACTGGAGGCCAGCCGATGA
- the narI gene encoding respiratory nitrate reductase subunit gamma, which yields MTAHLAGAADPTAAETLLWVAVPYASLAIFVVGHYWRYRYDKFGWTTRSSQLYENRLLRLGSPLFHFGILVVIVGHVVGLLIPESLTDAVGISETAYHVIAVTLGVIAGVATLTGAAILIYRRRTVGPVFSATTRNDKIMYVLLVGTLVLGLGTTVLANLTDEPHNYRETVAPWFRSIFAFQPDTALILAAPLGFQLHVLSAWILFAFWPFSRLVHVFSMPLGYLTRPYIVYRSRDEQLGARAPRRGWERVQ from the coding sequence ATGACCGCACATCTCGCCGGCGCCGCCGACCCCACCGCCGCCGAGACCCTGCTGTGGGTCGCCGTGCCCTATGCGAGCCTGGCGATCTTCGTCGTCGGCCACTACTGGCGCTACCGCTACGACAAGTTCGGCTGGACCACCCGCTCGTCCCAGCTCTACGAGAACCGGCTGCTGCGCCTGGGCAGCCCGCTGTTCCATTTCGGCATCCTGGTCGTCATCGTCGGCCACGTCGTCGGACTGCTGATCCCGGAGTCGTTGACCGATGCCGTCGGCATCAGCGAGACCGCGTATCACGTCATCGCGGTCACCCTGGGCGTGATCGCCGGTGTCGCGACGCTCACCGGCGCCGCCATCCTCATCTATCGCCGCCGCACGGTGGGCCCCGTCTTCTCCGCCACCACCCGTAACGACAAGATCATGTACGTCCTGCTGGTCGGCACCCTCGTGCTCGGCCTCGGCACCACCGTGCTGGCCAACCTCACCGACGAACCGCACAACTACCGCGAGACCGTCGCCCCCTGGTTCCGCTCGATCTTCGCCTTCCAGCCCGACACCGCCCTCATCCTCGCGGCCCCACTCGGCTTCCAACTGCACGTCCTGTCCGCCTGGATCCTGTTCGCCTTCTGGCCCTTCAGCCGGTTGGTCCACGTGTTCTCCATGCCCCTGGGCTATCTGACCCGGCCCTACATCGTCTACCGCAGCCGCGACGAGCAACTCGGCGCCCGCGCGCCGCGGCGCGGGTGGGAGCGAGTGCAGTAA